attttacagaggaggaaactgaggcagccagaggttaagtaacttctccAGGGTTACACAGTTAGTAAATGGTGGTCATAGGAAGGGCTTGCTAATAGCTGTTGTCAGTATTTTACAGCGGATGGGCCTCCCGTGAACTGTCCCAATGGCACTTGTTGCTAGGGACTGTCGCTGTCTTTTCCCCCACGGGACTGGACTGGGTGTGTTCCGGAGGGCGGGGCAGCATCGCGGCACTCAGGTGTGCTCCGGCCTGTTCGCTGCCCCCCAGGGCGCTGGGAAGGCGGCCCCCGAGGACCGCCCCTGGCCCCCGCGGTCCCTCCCCGCCGGCGGGGGCGCCCCGCGGGGCGGAgcgggacggggcggggccgCGAAGGCCGTAAAAGCGCGCGGGCCGCTGGCCTGGCACCGATGACCATGGCGCGTCCCAGCCTCCCGCTGGCGCTTGGCCTGGCCGTGCTTGCACTctgcctcctggccctgccccgcGACGCCCGGGCCCGGCCCGGGGAGCGCAAGGTCGGAGAGCGCCGGGACCTGTCGCCCAGCGACCCGCAGGTGCTGAAGGCGGCGCAGATGGCCGTGGCCACCTTCAACATGGGCAGCAACAGCATCTACTACTTCCGCGACACCAACATCCTCAAGGCGCAGAGCCAGGTGCGgcggggccaggggccaggggccgagaggggagcagaggggagcgCAGGGCCCCCCAGGGTGAGGCCAGGGAGGTGCTCGGTCCAGCGGTAGAGTAAGGGGGCGCCAGGAGAGTAATCAGGGTAATAGTTGatacactatattttaaaaaatcgaaTTAATGCCAAAATTCACAATGAACAAAAGATCTAAATTTCAAATAGACAGGATCCAACCCTGAGCGTGCACAGCTACGTCACTAGCTTCACAGTGGTCTCTTCTCtgatgggtggggaggggagaggaggggtggggagggagaggcggTGAGGGAGATGGGGCAGTGGGCTTCAGGACCACATGCGCACTTGGGTCTCAACCTCCCaggcctctgcctctctccccagggctccccaccagcacccccccgcccccccccccacccccagcttcccaAGTCTGAAGCCCAAGGCCAGCATGTTGAATGTGTCCAGGGGGAAGGGAATGGGAGAtgggagggtgtggagagaggggaggtcCGGCTCAAGGGTTGTCTGCTGGCACCCCTGACATGCCCCTGCCTCCGTCTCAGCTGGTGGCTGGTGTCAAGTACTACCTGACCCTGGAGATGGCGAGCACAGCCTGCAGGAAGAACACTATGGCTGGAGACCTCACCACCTGCCCTCTGGCTGTGGGAGAGCAGCAGGAGGTAAcagccccccccccacacccctgcGCAGCCCCCGAGACCTCTGGGTGTCCAGCCTGAACTGGTCTGGCTGGCCAGGCTGATGTCTGGCTGAACCTGTCCCTGCCTTCTGGATGACTCAGGCCAGGGTGGGGCgcagagaggaggaaactggggcttCCCCCTGGAGTGAGGGTGCTGGCTAGAAAGATCTGGGATCTAGTCTTGGCCCTCTGACTCGATGTCCCTTGGACCAGTGACTGCCCCTCTCATGCTCCGGAGCGTAGTCGCAGGCACTGTTACGACAGAGGGCTGACTGTTGGGAGGAGTCGGGCCTCAGCTGGGctcacctctcctcctttccccacgCTCTATCTGCAGAAGCTGCGCTGCGACTTTGAGGTGCTCGTGGTACCCTGGCAGAACACCTCCAGCCTTCTAAAGCATGACTGCGTGCCCATGCAGTAGACCCCTGCGgcgtgggagtgggagggagcagGCGGGACCAGGCAGAAACGGGCATCTCGCTGGAGGGCACTTCAGGTCCCTGGGCCACATCTGTGGCAATAAATTGCTAACACCACTTCTTGAATGGGTCTCTTCTGAGTGCTTCACTCCTGCTCCTCTCCCGTCCTCCACTCCCACTGctggcagctcctcctgcccccagctgccGGGGCGCCCGTCCCACCCCCAGCTGAGTTTCTGCTGTCCCAGCCCAGAAAGTGCTGAGGGTGCAAAGCTCCGCCCCCAAATCCAGAGTCCCCTAAACACTCCAGCATCACAAACACAGAGGAACAAACCTCCAGAGCCTCCACGTATCCTCAGAATTAAGGGGTGGGAGACAAAGTTATAGGACAGGGCTGCCCCAGCACTGGAAAGGGGTAGGCGGTGGGGATACTCTGCGGAGCGCCTGAGCGTGGCTCCCTCTCAGCTCCCACGACTGCTCAGTGGTACAAGTGGGTTCAgccagccaggccccaggccaCTGAGCTCCCAGCCTGGGAGATGCCTATACCCACATGTGGCCCAGAGATGGCAGAGCACCTGCAGCCAAGAGACCATGAGGACtgggacagtggttctcaagtaCACACTGTGGGCCACACACCAGAGGGACTTCCCAATGCTTTGCCCTGGGCAAGACCCCTGgaaggggctggagagggagcGCCAAGGGGACCAACGGCAAATCCACTGTCCACAGGAGGGATGAGGGGACAGATGCAATTTAATGTCatttaaagaaaacagttttgCAACGTTTTTTGTACACCTGGATTTGTGGCTGCAATTCATCTTTGCTGTACACACTCACCCCCCCAGAACTCCTCAACAcaccagacacacacatacagaaaccCACAATGCACACTCAGATGCTCCCAGACACCACAGACATATCTagaaaaacacagacacacacaacctGGCAACCCAGAAGCATAGACACAAACACGCAGAAACAACACCTCTGTCCCAGAGGCACAGCCTGGAGATGTATTCACAGACCCCCAAACACACAACCCCAGAGGCCCACATGCCCCACCCAGAGCTGTCCCACACCTGGGACAGGACAGGCAGTCACAGGatcccttgagaacacaaggtgTGGGCACCACCAGGCCCAGGCAGGCAGAACCGCGGTGACTCTGGAGAGCGCCCCTGCCCACTGCCCCTCCAGGCAAGGCCTGACACCCCGCTTGTGCCTGTCTGGTCTCCTGCCCAGTGCTGGGACCTAATGAGGAAGGGCCCCagctcccaggccctgccctccgccCTCGGAGGCCACACTGGGGTGGCGGTGGAGACGTGGAAAGTAGACTCGACTCACGTGGAAGTCTGAGGAGTGAGGGGCTGTGTCTGACAGGAGTGAGGAATGCAGGGGAAACTCCAGTCCTGCTTCCGCTCAGGCCTGTCAGATTTGGCGGCTCAGACGGCCCAGGGCCGGGCGGTGGGGCTGCTGTTTGGAAGGGCTCCAGGGTGCCACGGAGCAGGAGCCTCCAGCATGGGGCTGGCACTGGGTAGGTGGGAggaaatgcttgttgaatgaatgtgtgagGTGGTGGGGTAAGGCGAGGCCTGGAGATATCCGCCAGGTGGCCTCTCCACCCCGGAATCTGTGCCCCAATCCAAGATGGCATTTCCTCTGCAGTCTATCCCTGGGCCCAGGGCCAGCCAGCGCCGTCAGCTAGGCCGGGCGGGGGGGTGTGCTGCTTCCGTCCTGGGGCCCGGAGGCTTCACCACTGTCTGGCCCAGCCTAGGGGTAGGGGACAGCTGGCAAAACTGCCAGTCACTCCCCAGCCCCAACTCCCGAGTCCCAGTCCTAACTCTCTGCAGCCTGCACTGCACGCTGGCTTCACTCTACTAGAAGTGAGGAGGCGAGGGGCGTGTTGTAGACGGTGGAAGACCCCCTCTGGATGGGGAGCCCCCATGGCCAGGGTTGGGCTGAACTTGACTCAGTCATAGgtctccagcacccagcacaggcccAGGCACTTGGGACCTGGGTCAGTACCCTGTTGCCACCCCCAGCTGTGGGGACAGGGGCTCTGGGCATCCAGGTGAGGGGGAATCATGAAAGGATGGGAACAACTGTGAGCCTCGTCAAAGTTCCTCTAACAGCACCCCCTCCATTCCACACACCCTGACCCAtgtccccaccccgcccccacccccaccgtaACCCCGAAACCAGAAGGACTTGAGCAGCCTCTGCTCTCACCTCCTCCACTGAGGCCCTTTAGTGTGACTCCTGGCGGGACAGGATTCGGAAATGACCTCTGATCTCTGGGTTCATGATATCCTTATACTGGATGCTGAGGGGCCTGGTAGGCCAAGTTCCTGGGCTCAGAGCCCGGGTTTCCAGAGCCTACTGGTCCCCCAGGCCCCGACAACAGTGGGCTGTTCCagcctgttctttttctttcaacttctgGGCCAGACATGCCCTCCTCCCCAAAGCAGGGGGCCTGTCCGCTGCCCCCTCCAGCACTGAGCTGGGCCACTTTCCACGTCACCCCTCTGGCTGTGGCTAATGCAGTGCTAGGAGGCCGGGCCCTGGCGGGGCTAGAGGGGCTCCAAGAACAGCGACTTTCATATGCAACACTCAGGCACACACACTtgagtgtgcacacacacgtgtgcatacACACAAGTCCCCCTGCCCTGTGCCTTGGCCTAGCCAGTGAGGACACAGAGCCACCTGGGGTTTTAAAACTGTTGGGGCCCAGCCCTGCAGTCCCGATGACCATTCCAGAAGATTTGGGCACTTGTCCTGACCTACTCTGGTGGGAAACTTGCCAGAGGTTGAAGTCTGCATCCGGTGTCCCTCCCCAGGGGTCACTTCCGGAAGTCCTCTTCTCCGGCCTGcagaggtgggatgggggggtGACTGAAACAGTGCCAGCCTCTGCCTTCCCGGATGCCCGTGTGACTGTTACTCAGGGCCAGTTCTGGGTACGAGCCCCCCAAAGCTGGCCTTCCAGTGTCCTCCCCCCTCTGGCCCCTCCCCTCTGTCCTGGCCGCTTCACCTCAAAAGTAGTGTCGACAATCTCGTCAATGACGGATGCCTGGGAGCGGAATTTCTGCTGATAATGTTCCACCCCGGCCACCAGCTGCAGAAAGTGGAAGAGGACCTCTTGctgcctgggagagggaggggagcagaggtggggctgggccgACCTGCCTGGCGGGGCCTGCTGGGCCCCCAGAGCCCCGCGATGGCTCTTCTTTCTTGCTCACCTCACCcacacattttcatcaccctacaCCTCCATTCCCAGCCATGGCGTCACTTTTCTGAGTGTGGCCTTTTGTGGCATGTGTCCTTTTCCACATATTAAAAAGCTACCGTGTCTGCCTGTACCACAGAGAATTCTGACAATTCATTGTTTACCCTCCCaaccatccatccttccatccatccacccatctgctTGCCCCTCCGATTACGCCATACCTCTCTGTGCAGCCGCTCaaccactcacccatccatccacccatctacctcGTCATTCACTCACCCGTCCAACCACCCCAGCCTTTCACTCGCTCACCTATCCCTCCATCGGCCTGCTCTTCCCTGGACTCCCCACCCCTTCACCATGCTGTGCAGTCGGTCATCCACCCACATCCCCAGCCACACCCAGTGACTACCCATTCATTAACTCCTTCACTGCCCGCCTGTCTTCTCAATCCATCCATCAAATAACACTGAAATCAATTAAGACTACGAGGTGCTCTGAGGACATGGAAATgaacaagaaacagagaaactCTGTGGCAGAGTCAGGACAGCAAGCCAAGTGTGTTAACACTTGTGATAAAAAACAACCACGACCACCACCTCAAAAAACCAGAAACCACTCTTGGTGGAGGTGGACCAGTGGGGAAGAGTTTGGAGGCCAAGAAACCCCAAGGAAAGTATCACAGAGGCAGCAAGGGCCTAGACTAGGCCAGTGGCCAACAAGCAAGCACGTGGAGGTGGACGGGAGAGTGGCCAGGAGGTGAAGCAAGCAGGATTAGAACTCAGCTCTCCCAACTCTAGGTCACTTGAGCCTGGCATTGGCAGCCagagaatattccaggcagagagaacagtgtgGGCAAAGGCCCGGGGGTGGAGAGGTATGTGCTACACTTGGGAAACTGTGTGGGTAGGGCAAGGATGCACGAGGTGGTGGCTGCCACGTGATCACGGAGGGCCTCTGGGGCTTGGGCTCCATCATGGGTGCGGAGAGCCCGAGGATGGTGGCAGTCAGGCAGCCCTGTTCACTGGTTTGGAGCTAGTCAGGACGtggtggggtggggcccagctTTCAGAGAGAAGGCTCTCTGGGGCTCCAGGCCTGAAAGCCAGGCAGCAGGAGCCCAGGTCCCCCAGTAGTGAGGATAGCCACAAGTCCCCACGAGTCCCCGGGCATCCCCTTGGCCACTCAAGTCAACAGGAATGGAGTGTTGCCCATCTGCCTTCCAGGCCTTTACCCAAGCTTCTCCCTGACCACCCTCCTCATCCCTCCACCTAGCTGAAGTCCACCCACGCTCCCTGGCCAGCACAGGGCTTTAAATGTGGGGCCCTCCTGGCAGGGGCTAGTCTGTGTCCTCCTGGAGTCCCTGAAGTCCTCAGAGGGCCCGGCCCAGAGCAGGCGTCAGGGATGCTTCTTGAGTAAAAACATGAGCAGAATCACTGCTCTTCCAGGTCCCGTCGGCTGCCCCTGCCCTTAGCCCTTGGCCTCAGAGGGGCTCTCACGGCCCTTTAGGTGCTGTTGGTGGGATTCTCTTGGTAGCACAAGATAACACTGGATGAGTAGAAGCCTCTCGTGGTCTTCATGACCCACCCACAGCTCTACATGAGCCTTGGCACTCTGCGCCCCCTTCTGGAGTGTTGGGCAATGTCCCTTTCCCTACTGGCCCATGGGTCAGGCCCGCAGACCTCTCCCCTTAGACCAGAGGCCTCCCCTCCCTTCGCATCTCCTTACTTCTCAGTCATGGTCCCAAATTTCTTCTCCATGAGCTGCTTCTGTTTGGTGTGTTCACTCATCTCCTCTACAGGCTCTGCATGTAAAGAAGGGGGAGGTCAGGAAGACGCCTGGATTGGGAGTGGATGGAGGAAACCTCGTATGGCATGGAGATATTCAAACTGGGTTTGAAATTCAAAAGGAGTTTTTGTCCAGGATGCCCCCAAAGAGATTGCTTCTCCGGGCATGGAGCATGtagcagttttgtttgtttgttgtttgtccACAATCCATTCCCTCTTCTTCTGGTAAAAGTCTCCCAGTGTTCCTGAGGAACTACCCCCCTCCCTTTTTGGTCCATGTTGTCTAACTGGGGTTAACTCCACTTCCCAGCTCCAAGGACCTGTGACTCCAAGGCCGATCCAAACAGCCTGTACTTTTGGctacagtgattggttcagaaaTAGGCAGGTGATCAATGGGAGTAAAGGATACTCATTTCTGGGACTTTGTTGGAACTGCTGAAGAAGAGGATCTCTCTACTGGAGTGCTAGGGATGGCTAAACTGGGAGGATCTGGGACTAGAGTTGCAGGTGGCCATTTCCCCACCCCAAGGGAAGAGCCACCCTAAGCACAAAACCACGCAGAGGGCTACAGAgcagacagagggaaggagaCCAAATGCCATCCATCATTGAGTCCTGGATCAAGCCTTTCCTGAAAGCCCACACGCCCTCAATTTGCTACGTAATTTGAGCCAATTAAGTCTGCTTTTTGCTTAAGCTTTTTTGCACTGAGTATCTGTCCCCAGTGGAGAGGGCACGTGAGGGACCAGGTGACCCTGATGATCCTTAGTTCTCTGGTGTTGATGATCCTAAGAGTGGAATTCTGGATTCTAAAGTTCTGAAGATCTTTAAGCAGGAAGCAAGCAACTGGCTCAAAATCAATTCACCCGGAAAGTCAGGTGTGTAAAAATGAACAGGGATGGGAAACTCATTGTTGTAGCCTCTCAAGCCACTTTGAGCGACTCCAGACAAGCATGTATAACACCTTGACAAAGCCCTCAAAAAAAGGCAGTTGAAACCATCCCATGTCAGACCAACGGCTATAAACTTTATGAGTTATTAATAGAAACAGGTGTTCGGTGAATCCTAATTGGGCTAATTAGTCATTTTGCAAATGGGTCTTTCAAGAACTGACGATCAGTTTAAGTGGTCTTTGGAGGATTGTCTCAGAGTTCTGTGGACCAAAGTTCTAAACTCTGAAAGTTCTCTTGAGTTTCTGGCTCTAAGACTCTAAACCCGAGCCTGGAATTGCGTGTCTGATTGTGGCAGGAGGGCGGGCGGTACCTGCTTTGCGGAGCTCTGTCAGTGAGTCATCCAGCAGCTTCTCATGGATCCAGGCGGCCCTCTGGGAAGAAGAGGCCTCGGTCCTGCCAGAGTCCCAGGCCTGCCCATCCCTGgagcatcctcctccctcccctccaaccTCCGTGCCTCCCTCCTCGTGTCTCTCGGATTGGtccacctgccctgccccactCAGTACCTCCTGCTTCACTTTCTCCAGGCCTCTGAGCAGTGCCATCTGGAAGTTGTCCACCAGGACAGCAATCACCAGGCTTTGGGGGGGACAGTAGGGTACTCTCAATGAGGAGGCTGTAGGAGAGGCCCTGCACCCTCCTCTGGCCTCATCGTGGCATGACcaaggggagagggctggggagggggcgcccTGGGTTTAGGTGGTGGGGCAAAGCAGAGCAGGGGCGGGGTTCTCACTTGAGGAAGATGAAGTATTGGATGATGATGTAAATCATGAGGATGGGGATGATGTGCCAGGCGCCTGGACAGAGGGGGTTGTTCGAACTGTGAGTTCCTTGCCGGCCCTCACCCGGGCAGCAAGCATCAGAagccccactttgcagatggggGAGCTGAGCCCTCAGGGTCTGCCTGCCCagccagccccctgccctccacccGGCCTGGGGCCTGCCGCACCCTGGGCCCGGCTATCCAGGTAGATGAGGGACCAGTCGTCCAGGGTGAGCAGGGTAAAGAGGGTGAATATGGTCGTGAAGATGTTCTGGAAGCGCTTGGGGTCAGACTGGCGGAACAAGGCTCGCAGCACCACAGAGAAGAGGACTGGCCGTTCAGGGCCAAGCCAGGCTCACAGGGGCctagccccccacccccgctcccgGTTGCTTCCCCCCAACCCTTTCTACGGCAGCCCCGCAGGCTCCCACGCCAGCCCCCACAGCACAGGATACAGAGGCAGGTAAACATGAGGATGAGGATGGCAGTGATGGACGGCAGGGACCGGGCCAGGGTCCCGGTCACTTCCTGGAGGCTGGTCAGGAAGCTGTGGACAGAGATGGGCAGGGAGACTGGATCAGCAGGGGGGGTGCTCTGTGCCCAGAAGCCAGAGCTGACACTGAGGGCAGGAAGTCCCTGATTTGCTAGTGACCTGGGAGGAGTCCCAACCCCTCTCTGGAAAACGAAGAGGTTGATCCTAGCGATGGCAGGAGACTGACCAGTGGGCTGATCAGTCCCATCCCTTGAGCAGGGCAAAGCAGATCCCCTGGGAGTGCAGGCCTGTGTCCCCACTTCCTTCAGAGTCCCCACATCAGGGTAGGCGGCTGTGGCCGGCTGACCTGAGCCTCCGCAGGACCCGGATGGCCCTCAGGGCCCGCAGGCTCTTGAAGACCTTGAAGATTCGAAAGCTTTGGTGGTAGAAGGTGCGTGAGGAGAGGTAGTTGAGCTGCATGAGCATGAAGTCCAGCACCGCCATGACCATGATGAAGAAATCTGGGGGGCGCAGGGGGGCCTGGGTGTGACAGGTTCCTGCCAGGCTGCTGGCCCAGACCCACAGTCCTCCCAGCGCCAACACCTTCTGTCCCTGTCCCCTTTTGTCTTCAGCTTCCCCTAGGCAATGCAGTGGCTCccactagacacacacacacacacacacagaggccacATCGTCACCCACCCAGATTGTTCCAggagttataaaaataattgacGCCCAGAGCCATGATCTTGAGCAGAGCTTCCACCACGTAGATGCAGAGGAAAATGGAGTCCAAGGCCATGAAGTACCACTCTGCGGGGACACCAGGGGCTTGCTCAGGACCATCCCCAGCAACCttggcccctctctcctcctctccactaGAACCTCACACACAGCCATTTAGGGAGAACCTGGCTCTGCTCTAATGGCTGTGTGTcctaactgctctgtgcctcagttttcttgcctGTAAAACAGCGACAATGCAGCCTACCTGATAGAGAGTTCATAAGCATTAAATGCATTTAACAcagtaaagtgcttagaagggAGCCTAAAACCGCGAGCACGAAAGAAACATCAGCCgttcttcctctctccttagTTTACGTGCTCTGTGGCAGGTCCTTTCCTGCATCCTGCTCCCCGAGGTGTTGCTGGCTGCCTTTCCAGGTTTTCCGCTCTCACCCCAGGGCAGCCTCCTCCCGGTCTCCAGGCCCTCCTAGTAAACCTGGGTTCAGGGCACGCTCCCGGCGCAGGGCCGCATATTTAGAACAGATGCGCCATCTGGTGGCTGTAGCCCCAAATGACAAGCACATCCTTCAGTTTAGGGGGCCTTTCTGTCTCCGGCTGGCTGGTTGACCTCAGcgatctctctgaacctcatctCCAATGCTTGGTGATTTCGTCTACTTCCCAAAGGTGAGGATCAAATAAGTTATATAAATCTCCTAGCACTGGTTAAGGCCCACAGGAGGGCTGGAACAACATCAACGGCCTTCTCCACGTGAACAGGGCTCCCTGGTTCTTACCACCCCGGATCTCAACTTCAGCGAAGGTCTGGACCACCAGCATGATGGTGTTGAGGCAGACAACGAGGAAGATGAAGGCTTCGAAGGCCAGGGACTCAATCAGATTCCTGAGCATTCTCCTGAGGTCCTGAATGAAGTAGCTTAATTTTTCCCACAACCAATAGCAGAGGTACAAGGTGTGCAGCTTCTTGTGGGGCCGCTGGGTACGGCCAGCTGTAAGGGAGCCAGAAGGTCAAGTCTGTGTGGGAAGTGGGCATGGGGATCCTGGCACCCTCCCAGGCTGGGTCAGGGTTCATCTTCACGACTGTCTGCTTGCTTGCCATTCACTCCCTAAGGTGCCGCTATGCTAGTCCTGTGCTGGTATTGGGGCCACAGGCCTGACCCCTTCCATGGCAGGTGCCAACCTGTTTGGGGTTTAGGGGCTTCTTGAGCACATCACGAGGGCTCAGGCTCCTACACCTCCATGCCTCTCTTTACACACATGTCAACTTACACTCGGAAAACCCGCCCCTCCTCTCCACTGCACCCGCATGGTgaactctccctctccctttagGATTGTGCTGAAACGTCTCCTCCTCTTGGCTACCCTTCCCTACCCCATCCAGTTAGACACCTATCCCTCTCTGATGTTCGTGAAACTGTTGCCATGTTTAGTGGACCACTAGGGACTAAGTTTGGGGGATTGGGTGTTAACAGCCGAggtccctccctgccctcacacAAGACCCTCGTTCAGGCACTCATTCCCGGTCTCTGTCCTCAAGAGGCTTACAGTTTAGTGGGGGAAATGTGGACAAATAGAATCCACAGTGGTAACTGTTCTGATAGGGAGGATAGGCCCCCACCGTTGGGGGGTCTGGAATTGGTGGCTTAAGTGTCCACCCCCAGCCTTGgaactccctgaggacagggtTTGCGTTTCCTGTGCTTCCAGGGCCCAGGCAGGCCAGGCCCCGTATTAGACAAGAGGAAATGTTCGAGAAGTGAATGTGTGAAGCCGTGAAGCAATGACCAAATGAACAAACCAACCCCCGAAGAGGTGCACAGCTCAAGGAAGAAAAGTTTGGATGATGAGCAGTCAGGGGAGCGAGTAGCCATTGGAATAGACACGCAGAGGAGAGTTAAGCCATGTGACCTGTGGATGTTCAGTGCAGGGCCCGGTTAGGTCTGGAATCTGGGCCAGGCAGTGGGATttgcggggggagggggaggacggTGAGCAAAGACTCACCTTTGCGCTTCTGAAATTGCTCATCTTCTTCGGCCCAGCTTTCCGAGGATTTAGAGGAAGAATCCTGAGGATGGACTTTGCTGGAGACCTGTGCGCCCGGTATATGAATCATACTGCGGGAACGCATCAAGTTCTGTATGTGTCCTATGCTCGGTTGGCGGGCTGATACATAAGAATGGGTGGAGTCGAGGGAGGCTCTGGCCATGCTGTAGGACTTGTGTGGGCCAAAGACTTCAGAGCCACCATGATGGTGCACCCCATAGTGGTGATCGCCTTGGAGATAATCATGTGGATGTGCACCGTGGTGATGCTCCCTGTGCTGGTGCTCGCCATGGTGGCCGTGGTGGTGCTCACCGTGGTGGTGCTCACCGTGGTGGTGCTCCTTGTGGTGGTGCTCATCGTGGTGGCCACGGTGGTGCTCACTAATGTAGCCAGGTATGTCATCATGGTAGGGCTCCACGTAGGAATGGTGGGAATAGGCCTCTCCATGATGAAGAGGCCTTCTGTGGTGGTGGGCTTCATGAGGAGAGTGCCCGCCGTGGTGGTGAGCAACATCATGATGGGGCCCACCATGGTGATAGGCCTCACTATGGTGATGGGGGCCTCCACGGTGGTAGGATTCACCATGGTGGAGGGGGTTCGCATGGAGATGGGACCCACCATAGTGGTGGGGCCCCCAACGGAGGTGGGGCTCACCATGGTGGTGCGGCCCCCCACGGTGGTGGGGCTCACCACGGTGGGATCTCCCACGGTGGTAGGACTCACCACGGTGGGGTCCCCTACGGTGGTAGGACTCACCCCGGTGGGGTCCCCTACGGTGGTAGGACTCACCCCGGTGGGGTCCCCTACGGTGGTAGGACTCACCCCGGTGGGGTCCCCCATGGTGGTAGGACTCACCATGCTGGACTCTCCTGCTACCATGGTGATGCTCATCATCAAAGTGGTCCTCACCATAAGAATGAGCACCATGAGCACCATGGGAAGGCTCTAGGACAAGGGTTGTGGGGTAGTGGGCTCTACCATGATGGTGGGCCTCTCCATGGTGGGGGGTgtgaggagagtggggagggtggggagagtggtGGGAATGGCGGGAGAAGGCATTGTCTTTGAAGTCTGGGGAGTCACCAAGGTGGTGAGATCCACCAGGATGATGGGATATGTCATGAAGGTGGGACTCACCATGGTGATGGGACACACTGTGGGGATGG
This sequence is a window from Equus caballus isolate H_3958 breed thoroughbred chromosome 12, TB-T2T, whole genome shotgun sequence. Protein-coding genes within it:
- the CST6 gene encoding cystatin-M, with protein sequence MTMARPSLPLALGLAVLALCLLALPRDARARPGERKVGERRDLSPSDPQVLKAAQMAVATFNMGSNSIYYFRDTNILKAQSQLVAGVKYYLTLEMASTACRKNTMAGDLTTCPLAVGEQQEKLRCDFEVLVVPWQNTSSLLKHDCVPMQ